The following is a genomic window from Strix aluco isolate bStrAlu1 chromosome 3, bStrAlu1.hap1, whole genome shotgun sequence.
TTCATGGAAGTTGCAGGGAGTTTCTGCTCCTCTAAACAGTAGGTGGTCTCCATCACAGACAAAGTAAATTATTGCATTTTACAGATACTATGAAACAGTCTCAGCTGGAGGGATTCAACTTCTGGCTGATAAACTCTTCAGCTCTCTGGAGAGTTTGGCATTTTCCCTCTCAGCATGGATCTGTatctccatttccttttcctctccttggcATTTAATCGAAGTTTGAACTCAGTTTTTAAGGCTTTTCCTATTTCCTTCCTTTGCTATAATCAACAAGTGACAAGGACAAAATTGCTCATGAGAGATGACCCCACTGCGAATCAGGGTGGGATTGTCTCCATTTAGGTCTTGCTGCAGTAAAAGGAGGTTGGGAGCTCTGCAGCAGAATGGGTCCCTCTGAGGCAAGTAGCCTTGCTGGATCCTCCCATTTAGGATGATAGACTTGGGATCAGTAGCTGGAGAGTTGCTTCACCTCATGATGTAACCAGTTCagttagtttgttttaaaaacgATGCAGAAATCAGTTCTGGATTAGATAAAGGTGTCTAGGAAGTTGCATAGTGAGTTATTTTGGGTGACTGATGGAGCTGTAGCAGTGATGGAGATGCAGACTTATCTTTTTTCAGGGTATTCACAGTTGATTCATATCAAGAGGTCAGTTCAGCTCAGTCGAGTCTCCCCTTCTCCACAAGACCCCATGGCTCTAGTCTTCTATTTGTAGCTATGGAAAGAAAACCCTTGCTATCTTTACAAATTCAGGGAGTGGTGCTATATGGCTCAAAAGAACTAGTCCATTAATACAAGTACCTGAGGCTGAATGAAAGCTGAATTATTATAGCTGACAGTGAATAAAGACTGTGaggtgggtttattttttttcttttgcctcctACTTGTTCTGGTGGTGTAAAATGGGGCTCACCCTTGAGGCCCAGTATCCCAACCATCCACTATGGCACTTATTAAAGTCTACAGTGACTCCTGTTTGAGTCAACTGCCCAGGTTTCTTTTATGTAAAGCAGTGCTGGTGCTCATCTCTCATGCCAATATACAGCAGGGATGCAATCATGGTGCACACATTACAAACAGGAAAATAGATAGAACCTTAATGACCTTCATTAACTGACTCAGGAGACCTTGAGGAGCAGcaaaaaatattcaaactctAACATGTCCCAGCTTGGAATCATAATTGGTGCTATTGCAGGCGTCACTGAAAGATGGACAGGTATAgaaatttcttttccttgagtAGCTTCCCTAAGCCATTAAAGAACACCAAAGCAATTTCTTTGCATGATATGAGTCCATCTGTTAGGACTTGAGAATTATGATGCTCTCTTGTCACATTTAAAATTCACTGACTTTCAtattaaattgaaataaattagcTTAGTATACATCAATTAATGTTTAAGTGTCAGAGATCAAAAAAATTTGCTCTTCGCATGATCAGAAGTTATATATAATCTCATGACAAGTGTAACAACTGCCAATTTTGGCTTGAAAACAACTGTTCCTTAGAAGGAAAACAGGAGTTAAGTTCTGaaaaaattaacttattttctGGTAACTACATCTGCCTTTTTGAATGCAGTTTCAGCTGAATGATTTAACTTACAGTAAAATATGGAAACATTGAAATGTCCTTCTGTCTATCTGCAGGTATCCACAGTTACTTGCTGAGGCAAAATTTCTGTGGAAGTTCCATCTCTGGAAGCTCCTGTTTCCAGAAATGACATTTCAACACCAACTTCTCATAATTACCATAGTGGTTGTGGCTATGCTGTGGCAGAATAGGAGTTGCTTCTGGAACTGACCAAGGTCATAAGAGGGTTGTGACACTCCAGGTGAGTAGGAAGGCAGGTAGAAAAATACCTTGAGGGAGTGCAGATACCCAAATATGTACCAGTCAAAACTCTGAAGTCAGGTATTGGAAAgctttaaatgcatatttgatgTGTTTTCAAGAATACATAATGCTCTTCTGTGTATGactagaaagaaattaattgatatGACAACAGAAGTAATTGCAGTTCACATTAAGCAGATAACATCAAAAGTAGTGGATTATAAATTGCAACATCATATAAATCAATACAACTCTACTGAAACCATAATTGAGAGACACCTGCTCTTAAGCTTTGTGCTAAATGTTTTGATGGATTGACAAGCTTTCTGTCTTTAAACTAAAGattttttctgtcactgaagtAAACTTATTTTGTGACTATTAATTTCAACATGATAGTTGAAAAGAGACTGATCTGCTGATGAATTAGGTATTCTTCCTCCACACTAGAAAAAATTAAGGAGAGCTAAACTGGAGCCTATTGCTTTCAAATTTGCTAAAGCTGTATTAAACCATCAAGGTGATTTAAACCTacttctgtgaaatgctgaaTAATGGTATTCatcattttgggttttgtttttttttttttttgttatagcaTTTCACAGTAACCAGAGGTGGAAAAAAGAATGTGTCACAAGATCAAAATGGAATTAAATGCTCTAACAATATCTTATGTTCTTTTTAGGTTCAATGTAATCTTGTTGGGCACCAGCAGTGGAACTCATCTGTTCAAAATGGTTTATGGTGAATTTTTCCGCAGACCTGGGAAAGATGCAGAACTTATCAATTTAAATGTAGGTGGCTTTAAGCAATCGGTGGATCAAAGCACCTTGCTCCGATTTCCCCATACCAGACTTGGGAAACTTCTTAAATGTCACTCAGAAGAGGCTATTCTAGAACTGTGTGATGATTACAGTGTTGCAGACAAGGAATATTACTTTGACAGGAATCCCTCCTTGTTCCGATATGTTTTGAATTTTTACTATACGGGCAAACTTCATGTCATGGAAGAACTTTGTGTCTTTTCCTTCTGCCAGGAAATAGAGTACTGGGGGATAAATGAGCTGTTTATTGATTCCTGCTGCAGCAATCGGTaccaagaaaggaaagaagaaggtCCTGAGAAAGACTGGGATCAGAAGAGCAATGACAGAAGTATAGACTCCTCTAATGAAGAGTCATCCATATTTGATAAAGAGCTGGAAAAGTTTGACAATCTGTGTTTTGGTGAAATAAGAAAGAAGATCTGGATCAGAATGGAAAATCCTGCATACTGCTTGTCTGCCAAGTTAATTGCTGTGTCATCCCTGAGTGTTGTCCTTGCATCAATTGTGGCCATGTGCATTCACAGCATGCCAGAGTTTCAAAGGCTGGATGCCAATGACAGGGAGATTGAAGACCCTGTGTTGGAAGCTGTGGAGATCACGTGCATCATCTGGTTCACTGCTGAGCTAGTGATCAGGCTCATCACCGCTCCAAGTCAAAAGAAGTTCTGGAAGAAACCGCTGAATATCATAGACTTTGTCTCTATTATCCCATTTTATGCCACACTGGCTGTGGacacaaaagaagaagaaagcgaAGATATTGAAAACATGGGGAAAGTGGTTCAGATCCTGCGGTTAATGAGGATATTTCGCATCCTGAAACTGGCCAGACACTCTGTAGGACTGCGGTCTTTAGGTGCCACTTTGAGACATAGCTATCAGGAAGTTGgacttctgcttttgtttttgtctgttgggatttctattttttcagtgcttgTCTACTCAGTGGAGAAAGATGATGACTCATCAGAACTGCACAGCATCCCTGTCTGCTGGTGGTGGGCAACCATCAGCATGACCACTGTTGGTTATGGGGACACTTACCCAGTCACGCttgctggaaagctgcttggcaCCCTATGCATTATCTGTGGGATACTAGTGGTAGCGCTTCCAATCACCATTATTTTCAATAAGTTTTCTAAGTATTAtcaaaaacaaaaagacattGATCCAGACCAATGCAACAATGATCGTAAAGAGAAATGTAATGACCTACCTTATTTTAACATTAGGGATATTTATGCAAAAAAGATGCACTCATTCATTTCTAGCCTTTCTTCAGTAGGAATTGTTGTCAGCGACCAAGATTCGACAGATGCCTCCAGCATCCAAGATATGGAGGATGTTTATAACACAACATCTTTAGAGAATGGTACAGGAAAATGAGTTGAATCACATTCTCttccctttatttctcttttgattcTTGGTAAATGTGGACTTACAAACTTCAGTGAGTTTATTAAGAGCAGTTAATTCTCAGGGTACTTAACTCTCAGCCATATTTGGACATTCTTTGCTCTGAGGATGCCATAAAAGCTTCATTGTTTATATGAGGCTTTAAAATATGCCTCATATGGCGGTTTAGTTTTTACATAACTAATGTTATGCATTTTTTGGGAGAAAAAGtcaggaaaacagttttaaatgtgAGATCAGtgcttgtttggttttatgtttttgtggtgtgttgtggggggttttttggtgggttttttttgttttttttattggttgttttttcccctgcagcaaTCTGATATCTTATACAGAATCTGCTTTTATAATTTACTGCTCTTCAGGTAGAGATATATTACAAACATGTAAGAATTATCACACAAGTCAGTGAAGTTTTTACCTGCAAAtacatcaggaaaaaagaaggaaaactgtgCTCACTAA
Proteins encoded in this region:
- the KCNS3 gene encoding delayed-rectifier potassium channel regulatory subunit KCNS3; this encodes MCHKIKMELNALTISYVLFRFNVILLGTSSGTHLFKMVYGEFFRRPGKDAELINLNVGGFKQSVDQSTLLRFPHTRLGKLLKCHSEEAILELCDDYSVADKEYYFDRNPSLFRYVLNFYYTGKLHVMEELCVFSFCQEIEYWGINELFIDSCCSNRYQERKEEGPEKDWDQKSNDRSIDSSNEESSIFDKELEKFDNLCFGEIRKKIWIRMENPAYCLSAKLIAVSSLSVVLASIVAMCIHSMPEFQRLDANDREIEDPVLEAVEITCIIWFTAELVIRLITAPSQKKFWKKPLNIIDFVSIIPFYATLAVDTKEEESEDIENMGKVVQILRLMRIFRILKLARHSVGLRSLGATLRHSYQEVGLLLLFLSVGISIFSVLVYSVEKDDDSSELHSIPVCWWWATISMTTVGYGDTYPVTLAGKLLGTLCIICGILVVALPITIIFNKFSKYYQKQKDIDPDQCNNDRKEKCNDLPYFNIRDIYAKKMHSFISSLSSVGIVVSDQDSTDASSIQDMEDVYNTTSLENGTGK